One genomic window of Salmo salar chromosome ssa12, Ssal_v3.1, whole genome shotgun sequence includes the following:
- the LOC123725385 gene encoding zinc finger protein 239-like has protein sequence MRVCLNIVVKEEKEEETGDLINTRERPESFFDFGKSPSMEPDPEILKPARPHPCSQCGKSFTKLGRLKEHETTHTGEKPFQCFQCGKSFTWLGNLKTHKITHTAKKPYHCSKCGKSFTQLKSLKEHERIHSGEKPYQCSQCRKGFNQLENLKNHERTQTCEKPFQCSQCDKRFTQSGDMKIHERKHSGDKPHLCSQCGKRFLSSVELKSHKRTHTGEKPFHCSQCEKRFSLLQNLKRHNRKHTGEKHIQCCQCGKRYIRFRSLKEHERIHSGEKPHHCSLCGKSFRWLVNRKTHEKIHSG, from the exons atgaGGGTCTgtctgaacattgtcgtgaaagaggagaaggaagaggagacaggagatctgattaacacaa gagagagacCTGAGTCTTTTTTTGACTTCGGCAAGAGTCCTTCAATGGAACCAGACCCAGAGATACTCAAACCTGCGAGACCACACCCCTGctcccaatgtggaaagagttttaccaagtTAGGGAGACTGAAAGAGCATGAgacgacacacacaggagaaaagcctttccaatgtttccaatgtggaaagagttttacctggtTAGGGAATCTGAAAACACATAAGATAACACACACAGCAAAAAAACCTTATCACTGCTccaaatgtggaaagagttttacccagttaaAGAGCCTGAAAGAACATGAGAGAATCCACTCTGGAGAGAAGCCGTACCAATGCTCCCAGTGTAGAAAAGGTTTTAACCAGTTAGAGAATCTGAAAAATCATGAGAGGACACAAACATGTGAAAaacctttccaatgttcccagtgtgacaAGAGATTTACCCAGTCAGGGGACATGAAAATACATGAGAGAAAACACTCTGGAGATAAGCCTCAcctctgctcccagtgtggaaaaagATTTCTCTCATCAGTGGAACTGAAatcacacaagagaacacacacaggagagaagccgttCCATTGCTCCCAGTGTGAAAAACGTTTTAGCCTTTTACAGAACCTGAAAAGGCATAACAGgaaacatacaggagagaaacataTTCAATGCTGTCAATGTGGAAAGAGGTATATCCGGTTTCGGAGCTTGAAagaacatgagagaatacactctggagagaagcctCACCACTGTTCCctttgtggaaagagttttaggtggTTAGTGAACCGGAAAACGCATGAAAAAATACATTCTGGATAG
- the LOC106593114 gene encoding zinc finger protein 79-like produces the protein TGERPDSHSDKSPSGEPDPGKSPSGEPDPGNSPSGEPDPGKSPSGEPDPGKSPSGEPDPGKSPSGEPDPETAKPVGRHCCSHCGRRFTKLYNLKEHERTHTGEKPFQCSQCGKSFSRLDSLKMHERIHSGEKPYQCSCCVMSFSRSQALKRHERTHTGEKPFQCSQCGNSFTLLAHLKSHERTHTGEKPFQCSQCGKSFTRLRTLIRHQGIHKEGRKTFHCSQSGKSFTELWGVKMHERIHSTHRGERPFQCSQCGKRFTQLGNLNLHKIIHSGDKPYHCSQCGKSFIRSCHLKEHEKTHTGEKPFQCSQCGKSFARLWNLKEHERIHTGEKPYHCSHCGKTFSRLRELKSHYISHTLIQRQ, from the coding sequence actggagagagaccagactctcactctgacaagagtccttcaggggaaccagacccagggaagagtccttcaggggaacCAGACCCAGGGAACAGTCCTTCGGGGGAACCAGACCCAGGGAAGAGTCCTTCGGGGGAACCAGACCCAGGGAAGAGTCCTTCGGGGGAACCAGACCCAGGGAAGAGTCCTTCGggggaaccagacccagagacgGCCAAACCAGTAGGACGACACTGCTGCTCCCACTGTGGAAGGAGATTTACCAAGTTATACAACCTAAAAGAGcacgagaggacacacacaggagaaaagcctttccaatgttcccagtgtggaaagagttttagccGGTTAGACAGCCTGAAAATGCATGAGAGAATCcactctggagagaagccttaccaatgCTCCTGTTGTGTAATGAGTTTTTCACGATCACAGGCCCTCAAaaggcatgagaggacacacacaggagaaaagccttttcaatgctcccagtgtggaaatagTTTTACCCTGTTGGCacacctgaaatcacatgagaggacacacacaggagaaaagcctttccaatgttcccagtgtggaaagagttttaccaggTTAAGGACCCTAATTAGGCATCAAGGAATACACAAAGAAGGAAGGAAGACCTTCCATTGCTCTCAGTCtggaaagagttttactgagTTATGGGGTGTGAAAATGCATGAGAGAATTCACTCTACACACAGAGGAGAAAGGCCTTTCCAATGCTCCCAATGTGGAAAGCGTTTTACCCAGTTAGGGAACCTGAATTTACATAAAATAATTCACTCCGGAGataagccttaccactgctctcagtgtggaaaaaGCTTTATCCGGTCATGCCATCTCAAAGAGcatgagaaaacacacacaggagaaaagcccttccaatgttcccagtgtgggaagagttttgctcggTTATGGAACCTAAAAGAGCAtgagaggatacacacaggagagaagccctaccactgctctcattgtggaAAGACCTTTTCCCGATTAAGGGAACTGAAATCCCATTACATTTcacacactcttatccagagacaatAA